From Rhinolophus sinicus isolate RSC01 linkage group LG15, ASM3656204v1, whole genome shotgun sequence, the proteins below share one genomic window:
- the LOC109455861 gene encoding keratin-associated protein 9-3, with amino-acid sequence MACCTTSFCGFPSCSTGGTCGSSCCQPSCCQTSCCGTSCGTGCGTGCGTGCGQEGGCGAVSCRTRWCRPDCRVEDTCLPPCCVVSCIPPTCCQLHHAQASCCRPSYCGQSCCRPACCCYCCQPTCCEPTCCEPTC; translated from the coding sequence ATGGCCTGCTGCACCACTAGCTTCTGTGGATTTCCCAGCTGCTCCACTGGAGGGACCTGTGgctccagctgctgccagccAAGCTGCTGCCAGACCAGCTGCTGTGGGACCAGCTGCGGGACCGGCTGTGGCACCGGCTGTGGCACCGGCTGTGGCCAGGAGGGTGGCTGTGGAGCTGTGAGCTGCCGAACCAGGTGGTGCCGCCCTGACTGCCGCGTGGAGGACACCTGCCTGCCCCCCTGCTGTGTGGTGAGCTGCATCCCCCCCACCTGCTGCCAGCTGCACCATGCCCAGGCCTCCTGCTGCCGCCCATCCTACTGTGGACAGTCCTGCTGCCGCCCAgcctgctgctgctactgctgccaGCCCACCTGCTGTGAGCCCACCTGCTGCGAGCCCACCTGTTGA
- the LOC141568815 gene encoding keratin-associated protein 9-3-like yields the protein MACCTTSFCGFPSCSTGGTCGSSCCQPSCCQPSCCQPSCCQPSCCGTSCCGTGYGTGCGIGCGTGCGQEGGCGAVSCRTRWCRPDCRVEDTCLPPCCVVSCIPPTCCQLHHAQASCCRPSYCGQSCCRPACCCYCCQPTCCEPTC from the coding sequence ATGGCCTGCTGCACTACCAGCTTCTGTGGATTTCCCAGCTGCTCCACTGGAGGGACCTGTGGCTCCAGTTGCTGCCAGCCAAGCTGCTGCCagcccagctgctgccagccaAGCTGCTGCCAGCCAAGCTGCTGCGGGACCAGCTGCTGTGGGACCGGCTATGGGACTGGCTGTGGCATCGGCTGTGGCACCGGCTGTGGCCAGGAGGGTGGCTGTGGAGCTGTGAGCTGCCGAACCAGGTGGTGCCGCCCTGACTGCCGTGTGGAGGACACCTGCCTGCCCCCCTGCTGTGTGGTGAGCTGCATCCCCCCCACCTGCTGCCAGCTGCACCATGCCCAGGCCTCCTGCTGCCGCCCATCCTACTGTGGACAGTCCTGCTGCCGCCCAgcctgctgctgctactgctgccaGCCCACCTGCTGTGAGCCCACCTGCTAA
- the LOC141568816 gene encoding keratin-associated protein 9-3-like — protein MACCTTSFCGFPSCSTGGTCGSSCCQPSCCQPSCCQPSCCGTSCCGTGCGTGCGIGCGTGCGQEGGCGAVSCRTRWCRPDCRVEDTCLPPCCVVSCIPPTCCQLHHAQASCCRPSYCGQSCCRPACCCYCCQPTCCEPTC, from the coding sequence ATGGCCTGCTGCACTACCAGCTTCTGTGGATTTCCCAGCTGCTCCACTGGAGGGACCTGTGGCTCCAGTTGCTGCCAGCCAAGCTGCTGCCagcccagctgctgccagccaAGCTGCTGCGGGACCAGCTGCTGTGGGACTGGCTGCGGGACTGGCTGTGGCATCGGTTGTGGCACCGGCTGTGGCCAGGAGGGTGGCTGTGGAGCTGTGAGCTGCCGAACCAGGTGGTGCCGCCCTGACTGCCGCGTGGAGGACACCTGCCTGCCCCCCTGCTGTGTGGTGAGCTGCATCCCCCCAACCTGCTGCCAGCTGCACCATGCCCAGGCCTCCTGTTGCCGCCCATCCTACTGTGGACAGTCCTGCTGCCGCCCAgcctgctgctgctactgctgccaGCCCACCTGCTGTGAGCCCACCTGCTAA